One stretch of Eretmochelys imbricata isolate rEreImb1 chromosome 1, rEreImb1.hap1, whole genome shotgun sequence DNA includes these proteins:
- the LOC144269231 gene encoding guanylate cyclase soluble subunit beta-2-like: protein MLDFLRYNAKLCLERIHGQYGFINTCLKSLIIEKFGEETWETLKTQAEVQDTFMTYTVYDDVITLKLIQEACKIVDVSEDVVLKLFGEYFFTFCKMSGYDRMLRTLGGNLTEFIENLDALHSYLALSYQEMNAPSFRVEKRTDGAMLLHYYSDRRGLCHIVPGIIESVARDFFNSEVTMEILTQSEEKEHTGEKEHVIFLVLQKAKRPKRKTKKTTNPESGDSHKDKEKALDVAFQTTKENYSALLCCPEKKSHWDIVKSVVKFGKGNLSHTFDPVYPERLWVEERTFCNAFPFHIVFDEELRIKQAGVNVQKFVPGLRRPGGRVDKYFTVIHPQVTFTIFSIRKFINSQFVLRAHREMLPDSRRNQPMLKLRGQMIWMESIQCMMYLCSPKLRSLEELEEQKMHISDIAQHDTTRDLILLNQQRLAEIELSNQLERKKEELRILSKNLEAEKKKTETLLYSMLPKHVANLLKEGKKVEAGEFNSCTILFSDIVTFTNICSACEPIQIVNMLNSMYSKFDRLTSVHNVYKVETIGDAYMVVGGVPVPIASHAIRVANFALGMRTAAREVMNPITGEPIQIRVGIHTGPVLAGVVGEKMPRYCLFGDTVNTASRMESHGLPNKIHLSPTAFRYLQNQGFEIVERGEIEVKGKGKMTTYILRQNLYATENEIMGRAEKQHSSHTDQMEADALGNLASKTIAVMKYADSQQLLTSSSLAYGFYSAIFCAAPKCPCLVGSCCSQVVTDQQQYDPGNQRMQT from the exons ATGCTGGACTTTCTGCGCTATAATGCAAAGCTCTGTTTGGAGAGGATCCATGGCCAG TACGGATTTATCAACACCTGCCTGAAATCTCTAATTATAGAGAAATTTGGTGAAGAGACATGGGAAACACTCAA AACACAGGCAGAGGTCCAAGACACCTTCATGACTTACACTGTGTATGATGACGTTATTACTCTGAAGCTGATCCAAGAAGCCTGCAAAATCGTGG ATGTTTCAGAAGACGTAGTGCTGAAACTTTTTGGAGAATATTTCTTTACTTTCTGTAAGATGTCTGGCTATGATCGAATGCTACGGACTTTGGGAGGGAATCTAACCGAATTTATCGAGAATCTAGATGCCCTTCATAGTTACCTTGCATTGTCTTATCAG GAAATGAATGCACCATCATTTCGCGTGGAAAAGAGGACCGACGGGGCAATGTTACTTCACTACTATTCTGACAGGAGAGGCCTGTGTCATATTGTCCCAG GTATCATAGAATCCGTTGCCAGAGACTTCTTCAACAGTGAAGTGACAATGGAAATTCTTACTCAGAGTGAAGAAAAGGAGCACACTGGGGAAAAGGAGCATGTGATATTTCTTGTTCTGCAGAAGGCAAAAAGGCCAAAGAGAAAAACCAAAAAGACAACAAATCCAGAAAGCGGAGACTCCCACAAAGATAAAGAG AAGGCACTAGACGTAGCTTTTCAGACAACGAAGGAGAACTATTCTGCTCTCTTGTGCTGCCCAGAAAAGAAATCCCACTGGGATATTGTGAAAAGTGTTGTGAAATTTGGGAAAG ggaACCTGTCACATACTTTTGACCCAGTTTATCCAGAGAGGCTTTGGGTGGAAGAGAGAACATTCTGCAATGCTTTTCCTTTCCACATTGTGTTTGATGAAGAA CTAAGGATCAAGCAGGCAGGTGTGAACGTTCAAAAGTTTGTGCCAGGACTACGGCGACCAGGGGGCAGAGTGGATAAATACTTTACTGTCATCCATCCACAAGTTACCTTCACCATTTTCAGCATAAGGAAATTTATCAACAGTCAATTTGTCCTCAGAGCACACAGAGAAATGTTGCCTGACTCACGGAGAAACCAACCCATGCTGAAGCTCCGAG GACAAATGATCTGGATGGAGTCCATACAGTGCATGATGTACCTGTGTTCACCAAAGCTCCGCAGTTTAGAGGAGCTGGAGGAAcaaaagatgcacatttctgaCATTGCACAACATGACACAACAAGGGACCTCATTCTCCTGAACCAGCAGCGTCTGGCAGAGATAGAGCTGTCCAACCAGCTGGAGCGAAAGAAGGAAGAGCTCAGGATCCTCTCAAAGAACTTAGAGgctgaaaagaagaaaacagaaacCTTGCTGTATTCCATGCTGCCGAAACATGTAGCCAATCTGCTCAAGGAGGGCAAAAAGGTGGAAGCAG GGGAATTTAATTCCTGCACGATTCTCTTCAGTGATATAGTGACATTCACAAATATCTGCTCAGCCTGTGAGCCTATCCAAATCGTGAACATGCTGAATTCAATGTATTCAAAGTTTGATAGATTAACCAGTGTTCACAACGTGTATAAA GTTGAAACAATAGGCGATGCATACATGGTAGTTGGAGGAGTCCCAGTGCCTATTGCCAGTCATGCGATAAGAGTGGCCAATTTTGCATTGGGTATGAGAACTGCTGCCAGAGAGGTGATGAACCCAATCACTGGAGAGCCTATTCAG ATCAGAGTTGGGATCCACACAGGACCAGTTCTGGCTGGAGTGGTTGGTGAGAAGATGCCCAGGTATTGCTTGTTTGGAGACACTGTCAACACAGCTTCTCGGATGGAAAGTCATGGACTTCCTAACAAAATCCATCTCAGCCCAACAGCGTTCAG ATATCTACAAAATCAAGGCTTCGAAATAGTTGAAAGGGGAGAAATTGAGGTGAAAGGCAAAGGAAAAATGACCACCTATATCTTGAGGCAAAATCTATATGCAACTGAGAATGAAATCATGGGGAGAGCAGAAAAGCAGCACTCCAGTCACACGGATCAGATGG AGGCAGATGCTCTGGGAAATCTAGCCAGCAAGACTATTGCTGTTATGAAATACGCTGACAGCCAGCAGCTGCTCACCAGCAGCAGCCTTGCATATG